The following are encoded together in the Platichthys flesus chromosome 9, fPlaFle2.1, whole genome shotgun sequence genome:
- the mllt1a gene encoding protein ENL isoform X2 encodes MENQCTVQVKLELGHRAQLRKKVTSEGFTHDWMVFVRGPETGDIQHFVEKVVFRLHESFPKPKRVCKEPPYKVEESGYAGFLMPIEVYFKNKEEPKKVCFNYDLFLNLEGNPPVNHLRCEKLTFNNPTKEFRRKLIKAGGVLVVPEGAEARPNPDYPMLPTIPLSAFSDPKKTKTSHVSKEPSKEGSGGSKGPKPHKVTKEHRERPRKDSESKATSKGDNDRDGSSKGGRDPSSSSSTSSKKPPEIKVKEEVKVLPKAAFKEPKLTLKESKMEGMSPKGGGAGSGGGGGGGGGGGGGGGPAESKAPGKRPATVESPKPSAKKQKKASSEGPKGPGSGAFTGTSPRVSSSSAANQSYAEKKPSKEKGRWARGKNDTQELKEPKKVPESEESNSDEASSKSEQSAPSSPSNSSSSSDSSSDSDFEPGQKPGQGPLRSMVEEIQSEESDDDDSSSEEETPIKTNPPNRDSRLSLDSESDSSDGSHRPSRDPAPPPQKHSSSNNKVSGRKSPDSSFRSEKVLKKGYDKVGRAYTEELVDLHRRLMALRERNVLQQIVNLIEETGHFNVTNTTFDFDLFSLDESTVRKLQSYLEATAT; translated from the exons TGCACAGTGCAGGTGAAGCTGGAGCTGGGCCACAGAGCTCAGCTGAGGAAGAAAGTTACCTCAGAAGGTTTCACCCACGACTGGATGGTGTTTGTCCGAGGGCCAGAGACCGGCGACATCCAGCACTTTGTAGAGAAGGTTGTGTTCCGCCTGCACGAGAGCTTCCCCAAACCCAAAagag TATGCAAGGAACCTCCATACAAAGTGGAGGAGTCGGGCTACGCAGGCTTCCTCATGCCTATTGAGGTCTACTTCAAGAACAAG gagGAGCCAAAAAAGGTGTGTTTCAACTACGACCTGTTCCTTAACCTGGAGGGCAACCCCCCAGTTAACCACCTGCGCTGTGAGAAGCTCACCTTCAACAACCCCACCAAAGAATTCAGGAGAAAGTTGATCAAAGCTGGAGGG GTATTGGTGGTTCCAGAGGGGGCTGAAGCAAGACCCAATCCAGATTACCCAATGCTCCCCACCATCCCCCTCTCTGCCTTTTCAGACCCCAAGAAGACCAAGACCTCTCACGTGTCAAAG gaACCCAGCAAAGAAGGAAGCGGTGGAAGCAAGGGACCGAAACCACACAAGGTGACCAAGGAGCATCGCGAACGACCCCGAAAAGACTCTGAGAGCAAAGCCACGTCAAAAGGAGACAACGACCGAGATGGAAGCAGCAAGGGTGGCCGAgatccttcctcttcctcgtccacGTCTTCAAAAAAGCCGCCAGAGATCAaagtgaaagaggaagtgaaggttCTACCCAAGGCGGCATTCAAGGAGCCTAAGCTCACCCTGAAGGAGTCAAAGATGGAGGGCATGTCCCCTAAAGGAGGGGGGGCTGGGAGTGGAGGGGGcggcgggggaggaggaggaggaggaggcgggggaggCCCAGCAGAATCCAAAGCACCGGGGAAACGACCCGCCACTGTGGAGTCTCCAAAACCCAGTgcgaagaagcagaagaaggcCAGCTCCGAGGGGCCGAAGGGGCCAGGAAGTGGAGCTTTCACAGGAACCTCTCCTCGTGTCTCTTCATCGTCTGCAGCTAACCAGTCCTACGCTGAGAAGAAACCCTCCAAGGAAAAAGGCCGCTGGGCCAGAGGCAAAAATGACAcacaggagctgaaggagccaAAGAAAGTTCCAGAGTCAGAGGAGTCAAATTCAGATGAAGCCTCGTCAAAGTCAGAG CAGTCGGCCCCTTCCAGTCCTTCCAACTCCAGTTCTAGTTCTGACTCCAGTTCAGACTCAGACTTTGAGCCGGGACAGAAACCAGGGCAAG GCCCGTTAAGATCCATGGTGGAGGAGATCCAGTCAGAAGAGTCGGATGATGATGACAGCAGCTCGGAGGAGGAGACCCCCATCAAGACGAACCCCCCAAACCGTGACTCTCG ACTCAGCTTGGACAGCGAGAGTGACAGCAGTGACGGCTCGCACCGCCCCAGTCGAGACCCCGCCCCGCCCCCACAGAAACACAGCTCCTCCAACAACAAA GTGTCTGGCAGAAAGAGTCCAGATTCCTCTTTCCGCTCAGAAAAGGTGTTGAAGAAGGGATACGACAAGGTAGGAAGG GCCTACACAGAGGAACTGGTGGACCTCCATCGCAGACTGATGGCTTTAAGAGAGCGTAATGTTCTacagcag ATTGTCAACCTGATCGAGGAAACGGGCCACTTCAACGTGACCAACACCACCTTTGACTTTGACCTCTTTTCACTGGACGAGTCCACTGTCCGCAAACTACAGAGCTACCTGGAGGCGACGGCCACGTGA
- the mllt1a gene encoding protein ENL isoform X3, with translation MENQCTVQVKLELGHRAQLRKKVTSEGFTHDWMVFVRGPETGDIQHFVEKVVFRLHESFPKPKRVCKEPPYKVEESGYAGFLMPIEVYFKNKEEPKKVCFNYDLFLNLEGNPPVNHLRCEKLTFNNPTKEFRRKLIKAGGVLVVPEGAEARPNPDYPMLPTIPLSAFSDPKKTKTSHVSKEPSKEGSGGSKGPKPHKVTKEHRERPRKDSESKATSKGDNDRDGSSKGGRDPSSSSSTSSKKPPEIKVKEEVKVLPKAAFKEPKLTLKESKMEGMSPKGGGAGSGGGGGGGGGGGGGGGPAESKAPGKRPATVESPKPSAKKQKKASSEGPKGPGSGAFTGTSPRVSSSSAANQSYAEKKPSKEKGRWARGKNDTQELKEPKKVPESEESNSDEASSKSEVREQSAPSSPSNSSSSSDSSSDSDFEPGQKPGQGPLRSMVEEIQSEESDDDDSSSEEETPIKTNPPNRDSRLSLDSESDSSDGSHRPSRDPAPPPQKHSSSNNKVSGRKSPDSSFRSEKVLKKGYDKAYTEELVDLHRRLMALRERNVLQQIVNLIEETGHFNVTNTTFDFDLFSLDESTVRKLQSYLEATAT, from the exons TGCACAGTGCAGGTGAAGCTGGAGCTGGGCCACAGAGCTCAGCTGAGGAAGAAAGTTACCTCAGAAGGTTTCACCCACGACTGGATGGTGTTTGTCCGAGGGCCAGAGACCGGCGACATCCAGCACTTTGTAGAGAAGGTTGTGTTCCGCCTGCACGAGAGCTTCCCCAAACCCAAAagag TATGCAAGGAACCTCCATACAAAGTGGAGGAGTCGGGCTACGCAGGCTTCCTCATGCCTATTGAGGTCTACTTCAAGAACAAG gagGAGCCAAAAAAGGTGTGTTTCAACTACGACCTGTTCCTTAACCTGGAGGGCAACCCCCCAGTTAACCACCTGCGCTGTGAGAAGCTCACCTTCAACAACCCCACCAAAGAATTCAGGAGAAAGTTGATCAAAGCTGGAGGG GTATTGGTGGTTCCAGAGGGGGCTGAAGCAAGACCCAATCCAGATTACCCAATGCTCCCCACCATCCCCCTCTCTGCCTTTTCAGACCCCAAGAAGACCAAGACCTCTCACGTGTCAAAG gaACCCAGCAAAGAAGGAAGCGGTGGAAGCAAGGGACCGAAACCACACAAGGTGACCAAGGAGCATCGCGAACGACCCCGAAAAGACTCTGAGAGCAAAGCCACGTCAAAAGGAGACAACGACCGAGATGGAAGCAGCAAGGGTGGCCGAgatccttcctcttcctcgtccacGTCTTCAAAAAAGCCGCCAGAGATCAaagtgaaagaggaagtgaaggttCTACCCAAGGCGGCATTCAAGGAGCCTAAGCTCACCCTGAAGGAGTCAAAGATGGAGGGCATGTCCCCTAAAGGAGGGGGGGCTGGGAGTGGAGGGGGcggcgggggaggaggaggaggaggaggcgggggaggCCCAGCAGAATCCAAAGCACCGGGGAAACGACCCGCCACTGTGGAGTCTCCAAAACCCAGTgcgaagaagcagaagaaggcCAGCTCCGAGGGGCCGAAGGGGCCAGGAAGTGGAGCTTTCACAGGAACCTCTCCTCGTGTCTCTTCATCGTCTGCAGCTAACCAGTCCTACGCTGAGAAGAAACCCTCCAAGGAAAAAGGCCGCTGGGCCAGAGGCAAAAATGACAcacaggagctgaaggagccaAAGAAAGTTCCAGAGTCAGAGGAGTCAAATTCAGATGAAGCCTCGTCAAAGTCAGAGGTACGAGAG CAGTCGGCCCCTTCCAGTCCTTCCAACTCCAGTTCTAGTTCTGACTCCAGTTCAGACTCAGACTTTGAGCCGGGACAGAAACCAGGGCAAG GCCCGTTAAGATCCATGGTGGAGGAGATCCAGTCAGAAGAGTCGGATGATGATGACAGCAGCTCGGAGGAGGAGACCCCCATCAAGACGAACCCCCCAAACCGTGACTCTCG ACTCAGCTTGGACAGCGAGAGTGACAGCAGTGACGGCTCGCACCGCCCCAGTCGAGACCCCGCCCCGCCCCCACAGAAACACAGCTCCTCCAACAACAAA GTGTCTGGCAGAAAGAGTCCAGATTCCTCTTTCCGCTCAGAAAAGGTGTTGAAGAAGGGATACGACAAG GCCTACACAGAGGAACTGGTGGACCTCCATCGCAGACTGATGGCTTTAAGAGAGCGTAATGTTCTacagcag ATTGTCAACCTGATCGAGGAAACGGGCCACTTCAACGTGACCAACACCACCTTTGACTTTGACCTCTTTTCACTGGACGAGTCCACTGTCCGCAAACTACAGAGCTACCTGGAGGCGACGGCCACGTGA
- the mllt1a gene encoding protein ENL isoform X1, translating into MENQCTVQVKLELGHRAQLRKKVTSEGFTHDWMVFVRGPETGDIQHFVEKVVFRLHESFPKPKRVCKEPPYKVEESGYAGFLMPIEVYFKNKEEPKKVCFNYDLFLNLEGNPPVNHLRCEKLTFNNPTKEFRRKLIKAGGVLVVPEGAEARPNPDYPMLPTIPLSAFSDPKKTKTSHVSKEPSKEGSGGSKGPKPHKVTKEHRERPRKDSESKATSKGDNDRDGSSKGGRDPSSSSSTSSKKPPEIKVKEEVKVLPKAAFKEPKLTLKESKMEGMSPKGGGAGSGGGGGGGGGGGGGGGPAESKAPGKRPATVESPKPSAKKQKKASSEGPKGPGSGAFTGTSPRVSSSSAANQSYAEKKPSKEKGRWARGKNDTQELKEPKKVPESEESNSDEASSKSEVREQSAPSSPSNSSSSSDSSSDSDFEPGQKPGQGPLRSMVEEIQSEESDDDDSSSEEETPIKTNPPNRDSRLSLDSESDSSDGSHRPSRDPAPPPQKHSSSNNKVSGRKSPDSSFRSEKVLKKGYDKVGRAYTEELVDLHRRLMALRERNVLQQIVNLIEETGHFNVTNTTFDFDLFSLDESTVRKLQSYLEATAT; encoded by the exons TGCACAGTGCAGGTGAAGCTGGAGCTGGGCCACAGAGCTCAGCTGAGGAAGAAAGTTACCTCAGAAGGTTTCACCCACGACTGGATGGTGTTTGTCCGAGGGCCAGAGACCGGCGACATCCAGCACTTTGTAGAGAAGGTTGTGTTCCGCCTGCACGAGAGCTTCCCCAAACCCAAAagag TATGCAAGGAACCTCCATACAAAGTGGAGGAGTCGGGCTACGCAGGCTTCCTCATGCCTATTGAGGTCTACTTCAAGAACAAG gagGAGCCAAAAAAGGTGTGTTTCAACTACGACCTGTTCCTTAACCTGGAGGGCAACCCCCCAGTTAACCACCTGCGCTGTGAGAAGCTCACCTTCAACAACCCCACCAAAGAATTCAGGAGAAAGTTGATCAAAGCTGGAGGG GTATTGGTGGTTCCAGAGGGGGCTGAAGCAAGACCCAATCCAGATTACCCAATGCTCCCCACCATCCCCCTCTCTGCCTTTTCAGACCCCAAGAAGACCAAGACCTCTCACGTGTCAAAG gaACCCAGCAAAGAAGGAAGCGGTGGAAGCAAGGGACCGAAACCACACAAGGTGACCAAGGAGCATCGCGAACGACCCCGAAAAGACTCTGAGAGCAAAGCCACGTCAAAAGGAGACAACGACCGAGATGGAAGCAGCAAGGGTGGCCGAgatccttcctcttcctcgtccacGTCTTCAAAAAAGCCGCCAGAGATCAaagtgaaagaggaagtgaaggttCTACCCAAGGCGGCATTCAAGGAGCCTAAGCTCACCCTGAAGGAGTCAAAGATGGAGGGCATGTCCCCTAAAGGAGGGGGGGCTGGGAGTGGAGGGGGcggcgggggaggaggaggaggaggaggcgggggaggCCCAGCAGAATCCAAAGCACCGGGGAAACGACCCGCCACTGTGGAGTCTCCAAAACCCAGTgcgaagaagcagaagaaggcCAGCTCCGAGGGGCCGAAGGGGCCAGGAAGTGGAGCTTTCACAGGAACCTCTCCTCGTGTCTCTTCATCGTCTGCAGCTAACCAGTCCTACGCTGAGAAGAAACCCTCCAAGGAAAAAGGCCGCTGGGCCAGAGGCAAAAATGACAcacaggagctgaaggagccaAAGAAAGTTCCAGAGTCAGAGGAGTCAAATTCAGATGAAGCCTCGTCAAAGTCAGAGGTACGAGAG CAGTCGGCCCCTTCCAGTCCTTCCAACTCCAGTTCTAGTTCTGACTCCAGTTCAGACTCAGACTTTGAGCCGGGACAGAAACCAGGGCAAG GCCCGTTAAGATCCATGGTGGAGGAGATCCAGTCAGAAGAGTCGGATGATGATGACAGCAGCTCGGAGGAGGAGACCCCCATCAAGACGAACCCCCCAAACCGTGACTCTCG ACTCAGCTTGGACAGCGAGAGTGACAGCAGTGACGGCTCGCACCGCCCCAGTCGAGACCCCGCCCCGCCCCCACAGAAACACAGCTCCTCCAACAACAAA GTGTCTGGCAGAAAGAGTCCAGATTCCTCTTTCCGCTCAGAAAAGGTGTTGAAGAAGGGATACGACAAGGTAGGAAGG GCCTACACAGAGGAACTGGTGGACCTCCATCGCAGACTGATGGCTTTAAGAGAGCGTAATGTTCTacagcag ATTGTCAACCTGATCGAGGAAACGGGCCACTTCAACGTGACCAACACCACCTTTGACTTTGACCTCTTTTCACTGGACGAGTCCACTGTCCGCAAACTACAGAGCTACCTGGAGGCGACGGCCACGTGA